GATCACGTCGATGCCGGCGTCGAGCGCGCCGACGATATAATCGACGTGATAGGCGTCCGGCACGGTGACGATCACCGCGTCCGGGCGGTGCTCCTTGAGCATCCTGGTGAAATCGGCGGCCAGATAGGTTTGCGGCGCCGGCGCTCCGGCGGCGGCGGCGCGGCGGGCGGCATAAGCGAGTCGGCCCGGATTGGTGTCGCAGATTGCGACCAGGCTGCTGGTCGTCTTGTGCGGTCCCCAGATCGCCTCCTGGAACATGCGGGCGCGGCTGCCGCAGCCGACCTGCACGAAGCGCCGGCCGCCTGTCGCCGCCCGTGCCGGCGCAGACGGGATCGAGGCGATCGCCGCCCCGCCGGCCATGCCGGCCATCACCTCACGCCGGCCGAGGCCGAGATCGTCTGCTTCCTCAGTCATGTCGCATCCCTCTCCGAGGCCGGTCATTCACGCAACCGCCATTCCATTTCACAAAGTGACCGACAATCCCACCATGTGCAACATGGCATGACGCATGAACGCGCAATGTGCAGCCCTCCGCGGATCTGGTAACGCTAACATTTCTGACTTATGCTCCTCAAAAATAGACAGAGGGAGGATGTCCGTGAGTCGCAAGCTTCTGATCGCAATTGCCCTGCTCGCCACCGCAGCCCGGCCGGCGGCGGCGATTGCGCAATCCACCGCCGCCCCAGCCGCCGCGCCGGCGAACCTGCCCTTCCGCAACCCTGCGCTCCGCGTGGAGCAACGTGCGGCCGACATCGTCTCGCGCATGACGCTGGAGGAGAAAGCACGCCAGCTCGGTCATACCGCCCCTGCCATCCCGAGGCTCGGCGTACCGGAATATAATTGGTGGAACGAGGGGTTGCACGGCGTCGCCCGTGCCGGCGTCGCCACCGTATTCCCGCAGGCGATCGGTATGGCGGCCTCCTGGGATGCGCCGCTGATGCAATCGGTCGGCGACGTGATCAGCACCGAATTTCGTGCCAAATATGCGGAACGCGTTCATCCCGACGGCGGCACCGACTGGTATCGCGGCCTCACCGTCTGGTCTCCGAACATCAACATCTTCCGCGATCCGCGCTGGGGGCGCGGTCAGGAAACCTATGGCGAGGATCCGTACCTGACCTCGCGCATCGGCATCGCCTTCATCCGGGGTCTCCAGGGCGACGATCCCAATCTCTTCAAGACGATCGCCACCTCCAAACACTTTGCAGTGCACAGCGGCCCCGAATCGAACCGTCACCGCGAGGATGTCCACCCCTCCCCGCACGATCTTGAGGACACCTATCTGCCCGCTTTCCGCGCGACCGTCACCGAAGGGCAGGTCTATTCGGTGATGTGCGCCTACAATGCCGTCGGCGGTGTTCCGGCCTGCGCCAGCCAGGATCTGCTCGACACCAGGTTGCGAAGGGACTGGGGCTTCAAGGGCTTCGTCGTTTCCGATTGCGGAGCCGCCGCCAACATCTTCCGCGAAGACAGCCTTCGTTACACAAAAACGCCCGAGGAAGGCGTCGCGGCCGGCTTCAAGGCGGGCATGGACCTTATCTGCGGCGACTATCGCAACAACATGAGCACCGAGCCCGAGCATATCGTCGCCGCCGTCCGCTCCGGCCAGTTGCCCGAAGCGGTGGTCGATCAGGCGCTGCGGCGACTGTTCGAAGCGCGGATCCGGCTTGGCCTCTTCGACCCGCCGGCATCCCGCCCGTTCGCGAACATCGGTCCCGAGCAGAACGACACGCCCGAGCATCGCGCGATGGCGCTGAAGATGGCGCAAGCCTCGATGGTGCTGCTCAAGAATGACGGCCTGCTGCCGTTGAAGCAGGCGCCCAAGCGGATCGCCGTGATCGGACCCAATGCCGACAATGTCGACGCATTGGTCGGCAATTACAACGGCACCCCTTCGGCCCCCGTCACGGTGCTGGCCGGCCTCCGCGCCCGCTTCCCGGACGCGCGGATCGACTTCGTCGAGGGCACGGGCCTCGTCGGCCCGGCCTCACCGCCGGTTCCCGACGCCATCTTCTGCACCGATGCAGGCTGCGGCACCCGC
The nucleotide sequence above comes from Sphingosinicella sp. BN140058. Encoded proteins:
- a CDS encoding glycoside hydrolase family 3 protein, translated to MSRKLLIAIALLATAARPAAAIAQSTAAPAAAPANLPFRNPALRVEQRAADIVSRMTLEEKARQLGHTAPAIPRLGVPEYNWWNEGLHGVARAGVATVFPQAIGMAASWDAPLMQSVGDVISTEFRAKYAERVHPDGGTDWYRGLTVWSPNINIFRDPRWGRGQETYGEDPYLTSRIGIAFIRGLQGDDPNLFKTIATSKHFAVHSGPESNRHREDVHPSPHDLEDTYLPAFRATVTEGQVYSVMCAYNAVGGVPACASQDLLDTRLRRDWGFKGFVVSDCGAAANIFREDSLRYTKTPEEGVAAGFKAGMDLICGDYRNNMSTEPEHIVAAVRSGQLPEAVVDQALRRLFEARIRLGLFDPPASRPFANIGPEQNDTPEHRAMALKMAQASMVLLKNDGLLPLKQAPKRIAVIGPNADNVDALVGNYNGTPSAPVTVLAGLRARFPDARIDFVEGTGLVGPASPPVPDAIFCTDAGCGTRGLKAEVFRGVNLEGAPTETRTDPNAVFEWRGDRESSIRWTGTITPTESGEHRFRVASDNGYRVFIGDTAVVDEWGVGDAPSIADGTIRLEAGKSYPIRVEAFQRGVRGRQRLLWSPPSENGDKAIAAARNADLVVFAGGLTARVEGEEMKIAAAGFAGGDRTSIDLPAPQQKLLERVQAVGKPVVLVLMNGSALGVNWADKNVPAIVEAWYPGGEGGHAVAGLLAGDFSPAGRLPVTFYRSVDQLPAFADYRMAGRTYRYFAGEPLYPFGHGLSYTRFRYANLRTSAASVAAGTPLTVTADVTNDGAVDGDEVVQLYVSRAGQAGTPIRALQGFQRVPIKRGETRTISFTLDDRALSVVDDKGVRKVTPGDVELWVGGGQPVSRPGLPAVAGTKARVRVTGTRTLPR